A single window of Anopheles moucheti chromosome 2, idAnoMoucSN_F20_07, whole genome shotgun sequence DNA harbors:
- the LOC128309652 gene encoding uncharacterized protein LOC128309652 has translation MKLAASVPTCLLVAFLLANSAEAQENVLTRVAPSMLECYESAQIFERDNRLPMTMNMLIELIRKVEDSPGFQQDIRQLAISMLHRFRQDGIVRAPGVTSMSGVIPFSPTEFQFTKHRVLFSRLLPGNAVNFPNATLSIDERCALHFMLSNSIDRRVRGDENIRCSQLSQYRAARVPRELDFKDRSRLRSNYLGDNEMLEQPEMDRIREHIKKIKHKAASVARLEMDPDEDHPDEEPREAAAEEGEPQEEPVAAAAEEEETGEPLEEDETLGAIGDVSLVDIASNAISACPVENGVVYTPWGSVMAGTVLAGIAAGLEPQTVQLRDLVVRSDQYRSRQVQSLRVDNRWAATLSGDLAEVSLLHAPSAENNVQVGAAGAWNRTVAPRWYFLTQRENLQMTDSEIRAGIDGLLLATNIAEWRSRANNLRLSQLLDMYYSHRGVFNDTVRSCNRRDLFTTVAPMQQLREQTVAFSTVLDKEMQMPFTITQEAIMQFSDRSTDALANYIPSALNDLTCEATAIVMNDRTIWRAASDLYIFVDAAWPHRDVYSVVSNILDSVDIGRFGSNYTILNARDGNVIVSSTHFLSDFHLNYTPQLHQTLPNGLNIPNVFRRLREETNNQMAAERRTNNLSGRSKIALLIVHTDRVSEGDTNFAIQHLQIFREEVPDLRFLYLAAGDPGRFNRFVRDERRDVFPLRELESGSVVDTVRVQLSPVVHRIQQEPRRIVNPRCGNDWVQENWGSNSMNQFVEPRGVNFYRLHPNYFFREGNNRRLRIQGHGFATLTVCHSRWVERPRQNSTENRDSIQCRTINTDAYDIDLTNPCDGHSVIHSCPPLFVSVEGPVDPPAIIRCSEPECRFPDNARYAIVLDNMGCFSSASRTVSSLLMAAMAALVLTLFKQS, from the exons ATGAAGCTAGCGGCGTCGGTACCGACGTGTCTGCTGGTGGCTTTTTTACTAGCCAACAGCGCAGAAGCACAGGAAAATGTCCTCACCCGAGTGGCACCGTCGATGCTGGAATGTTACGAAAGTGCGCAGATCTTCGAGCGTGACAATCGTCTTCCGATGACGATGAACATGTTGATCGAACTGATCCGTAAGGTGGAGGATTCACCTGGATTCCAGCAGGACATTCGTCAACTGGCCATCAGCATGCTGCATCGCTTCCGGCAGGATGGTATAGTGCGTGCACCGGGAGTTACAAGCATGTCCGGTGTGATTCCATTCAGCCCGACTGAGTTCCAATTCACGAAGCATCGTGTATTGTTTTCTCGCTTGCTTCCGGGCAATGCTGTCAACTTCCCGAACGCTACCTTAAGCATTGACGAGAGG TGTGCACTGCATTTCATGCTATCAAACTCGATTGATCGCCGAGTCCGTGGAGATGAGAACATTCGCTGTTCACAGCTGTCCCAATATCGGGCGGCTCGCGTACCACGTGAGCTCGATTTTAAGGATCGAAGCAGATTGCGCTCAAACTACCTTGGGGACAACGAGATGCTGGAGCAACCGGAGATGGATCGTATTCGGGAACACATCAAGAAGATTAAACATAAGGCAGCGTCGGTTGCACGACTCGAGATGGATCCGGACGAAGATCACCCGGATGAGGAACCTcgggaagcggccgcggaagAGGGAGAACCGCAGGAGGAGCCAGTggctgcagcagcagaagaagaggaaacggGTGAACCACTGGAGGAAGATGAAACACTAGGAGCGATCGGTGATGTTAGTCTGGTGGATATTGCCTCGAACGCTATCAGTGCCTGTCCGGTGGAGAATGGTGTGGTCTACACACCCTGGGGCTCGGTAATGGCCGGTACCGTGTTGGCTGGTATTGCGGCTGGTTTGGAACCTCAAACCGTACAATTGCGCGATCTAGTGGTACGATCCGATCAGTACCGCAGCCGACAGGTTCAATCATTACGTGTAGACAACCGTTGGGCAGCTACGCTGTCTGGAGATTTGGCCGAAGTGAGTCTGCTGCATGCACCTTCGGCTGAGAACAATGTGCAGGTTGGTGCGGCCGGCGCTTGGAATCGTACCGTTGCTCCACGTTGGTATTTCCTTACCCAGCGAGAAAACTTGCAAATGACGGACTCGGAGATCCGGGCCGGAATCGACGGTTTACTGTTGGCTACAAACATCGCCGAATGGCGTAGCCGGGCGAACAATCTACGGTTGAGTCAGCTGCTGGATATGTACTACTCGCATCGTGGAGTGTTCAATGATACGGTGCGTTCGTGCAATCGTCGCGATCTCTTTACGACTGTTGCACCCATGCAGCAGCTGCGCGAACAAACGGTTGCATTTAGTACGGTGCTGGATAAGGAGATGCAGATGCCATTCACCATCACGCAGGAGGCCATTATGCAATTCTCGGATAGATCTACTGATGCGTTGGCCAACTATATTC CTTCCGCATTGAACGACCTAACGTGCGAGGCGACTGCGATCGTAATGAATGATCGCACTATTTGGAGAGCGGCTTCCgatttatacatttttgtcGATGCTGCCTGGCCGCACCGCGATGTGTACTCCGTTGTGTC CAACATTCTCGATTCGGTCGATATTGGTCGCTTTGGTTCGAATTATACTATTTTGAATGCCCGCGATGGCAATGTGATCGTAAGCTCAACCCACTTCCTGTCGGACTTCCATTTGAACTACACACCCCAGCTGCACCAAACTT TGCCCAATGGATTGAATATCCCGAATGTGTTCCGACGACTGAGGGAGGAAACGAACAATCAGATGGCTGCCGAACGGCGTACCAATAATCTTAGTGGACGGTCAAAGATCGCGCTGCTGATTGTGCATACGGACCGTGTAAGTGAAGGTGATACCAACTTTGCCATCCAGCACTTGCAAATCTTCCGCGAAGAAGTACCGGACCTGCGCTTCCTATATCTAGCCGCCGGAGATCCCGGTCGGTTCAATCGGTTTGTGCGCGACGAGCGGCGTGATGTGTTTCCATTGCGGGAGCTAGAATCCGGCTCGGTAGTGGATACGGTGCGCGTTCAGCTCAGCCCGGTCGTACACCGGATACAGCAGGAACCGAGAAGAATAGTGAATCCCCGCTGTGGCAATGACTGGGTGCAGGAAAACTGGGGCTCCAACTCTATGAACCAGTTTGTGGAACCGCGCGGTGTGAACTTCTATCGGCTGCATCCGAACTACTTCTTCCGGGAGGGCAACAATAGACGTCTGCGCATCCAGGGACACGGTTTTGCAACACTAACCGTATGCCATTCCCGCTGGGTTGAACGTCCAAG ACAAAATTCGACCGAGAATCGAGACTCTATCCAGTGCCGGACGATCAACACCGATGCGTACGATATAGATTTGACAAATCCTTGTGATGGCCACTCAGTGATTCATTCCTGTCCGCCATTGTTCGTGTCCGTCGAGGGACCAGTGGATCCTCCCGCCATCATCCGGTGCTCTGAACCGGAATGTCGTTTCCCGGATAATGCGCGATATGCTATCGTGCTCGATAATATGGGTTGTTTCAGTAGTGCTAGCCGAACGGTCAGCTCGCTACTGATGGCGGCCATGGCTGCCTTGGTACTAACACTGTTTAAGCAATCGTAA
- the LOC128300797 gene encoding trypsin-3-like, which produces MTLRLAGVFCLLMASCLAAVPRRNEARIVGGSDTEIENHPYQVSLRRLHKHSCGGAILNTNTILTAAHCVFYSELVPSDFEVRAGSTLRNEGGQLITVSEIHIHPDYNDWTLDFDISVLKLVSPLQLSETVQPINLPGGSFTIADGTSVSIAGWGALYYQGPSTNHLQQVTLPIVSNARCGMAYQNFAPILPFHICAGHKGKDACQGDSGGPLVYQNQIIGVVSWGYGCAFENYPSVYTRVSEFLDYITERL; this is translated from the exons ATGACGTTAAGACTAGCTGGAGTGTTCTGTCTGCTAATGGCCAGTTGCTTGGCGGCTG TGCCCAGAAGAAACGAGGCTCGCATCGTTGGTGGCAGTGATACGGAGATCGAGAACCATCCCTACCAGGTGTCGCTCCGACGGCTTCACAAGCACAGTTGCGGTGGTGCCATCCTGAACACCAACACCATCCTAACGGCGGCACACTGTGTCTTCTA CTCGGAACTTGTACCGTCGGACTTTGAGGTGCGCGCTGGATCAACGCTCCGGAACGAAGGTGGTCAGCTGATTACCGTGTCCGAGATTCACATACATCCGGACTACAACGACTGGACGCTGGATTTTGACATTTCTGTCCTGAAACTAGTTAGTCCGTTGCAGCTGAGTGAAACCGTTCAACCGATCAACCTGCCGGGAGGTAGCTTTACCATCGCTGATGGCACTAGTGTATCCATAGCTGGATGGGGAGCTCTTTAC TATCAAGGACCGTCCACTAATCATCTACAACAAGTAACGCTACCGATCGTAAGCAACGCTCGATGCGGTATGGCCTATCAGAACTTTGCCCCGATCCTACCATTCCACATTTGCGCCGGCCACAAGGGTAAGGATGCGTGCCAAGGGGATTCAGGCGGACCTCTAGTTTACCAGAACCAGATAATCGGAGTCGTCTCGTGGGGTTACGGTTGTGCGTTTGAGAACTACCCATCAGTATACACTCGAGTGTCCGAGTTCCTGGACTACATCACGGAACGTCTTTAA
- the LOC128298988 gene encoding astacin-like encodes MKLFWVMVYVMVVLHQTVGSPVKRDSPPDMEMASELEEVGGNFEGDIELTSDQEKAVKYGYTAIIGESYKWPNNIVPYTIDTRAFSISQQNSIVSAIQQIELVSCVRFKPRTTETDYVKVMGDSSGCWASLGHRGGAQTVNLEPYGCMSRGTIIHEFLHALGFVHMQSASDRDFFVTINWSAIQADRVSNFDRYNSNTVEDFGIPYDYDSVMHYGPTAFTYNGQSTIIPKQSGVTIGQRVGLSYKDIKRLNYFYPNCY; translated from the exons ATGAAATTGTTCTGGGTCATGGTCTATGTGATGGTGGTGTTGCATCAGACAGTGGGATCACCGGTCAAAAGAGACTCTCCGCCAG ACATGGAAATGGCAAGCGAGTTGGAGGAAGTAGGTGGAAACTTTGAAGGAGATATCGAACTCACCAGCGATCAGGAGAAAGCTGTAAAATACGGCTACACGGCAATCATTGGAGAGTCATACAAGTGGCCGAACAACATCGTTCCGTACACGATCGATACTAGGGCTTTCT CTATCAGTCAACAGAACAGCATTGTGTCTGCTATCCAGCAGATCGAGCTGGTAAGCTGCGTGCGGTTCAAGCCTCGAACGACGGAAACTGATTACGTGAAAGTGATG GGCGACTCATCTGGTTGCTGGGCTAGTTTGGGGCATCGCGGTGGAGCACAAACGGTTAACCTAGAACCGTACGGTTGTATGTCCCGTGGTACTATCATACACGAGTTCCTGCATGCGCTCGGCTTCGTACACATGCAGAGTGCGTCCGATCGTGACTTCTTTGTAACGATTAACTGGAGTGCAATTCAGGCTGACAGGGTTTCCAACTTCGATCGCTACAACTCGAACACGGTGGAGGACTTTGGCATTCCATACGACTATGACAGCGTTATGCACTACGGACCGACGGCATTCACCTACAACGGACAGTCTACGATCATTCCCAAACAATCGGGCGTCACAATTGGGCAACGCGTGGGTCTTAGCTATAAGGACATCAAACGACTTAACTATTTCTATCCGAACTGCTACTAA
- the LOC128300808 gene encoding zinc metalloproteinase nas-14-like produces MKLLLVSFCALYVLCLDTAIGLPAKRTSPISVEDENVLEEISGHFEGDIILSPEQSNAVQNGYTALIDLKKWPNGIVYYTIDTTVFTFAQQNNIRIAMDQIELVTCVRFVPRTTQKGFALISGTATSGCSSTLGYHGGQQQVNLQPNGCTGVGTIIHELLHTLGFAHMQSASDRDFYLDINWDAIQDGTIGNFNLYNSEQATDFGIPYDYESVMHYGRTAFSKNGQPTIIPKKQNAIIGQRNGLSAKDIKRINHQYPDCY; encoded by the exons ATGAAGCTGCTTTTAGTTTCGTTCTGTGCGTTGTACGTTTTGTGTTTAGATACGGCAATCGGCCTTCCGGCCAAAAGAACTTCCCCAATAT CCGTGGAGGACGAGAATGTTTTGGAGGAAATCAGTGGTCATTTCGAAGGCGATATAATACTCTCACCCGAGCAGTCCAATGCAGTGCAGAATGGTTATACAGCTCTGATTGACCTAAAGAAGTGGCCGAACGGCATCGTGTACTACACAATTGATACAACGGTTTTCA CGTTTGCTCAGCAGAATAACATTCGCATCGCTATGGACCAGATCGAGCTGGTGACCTGTGTGAGATTTGTACCCCGCACAACTCAGAAAGGTTTTGCTCTCATTTCG GGCACAGCGACATCTGGATGCTCGTCAACCCTTGGCTATCACGGAGGGCAACAGCAAGTGAATTTGCAACCGAATGGCTGTACGGGCGTGGGCACTATTATACACGAATTGCTGCACACGCTCGGCTTTGCGCATATGCAGTCTGCTTCCGATCGCGACTTTTATTTGGATATCAATTGGGACGCAATTCAGGACGGCACCATTGGTAACTTCAACCTCTACAATTCAGAGCAGGCAACCGATTTCGGCATTCCTTACGACTACGAAAGTGTTATGCACTACGGAAGGACAGCATTTTCCAAAAATGGTCAGCCCACGATCATTCCCAAGAAGCAGAATGCCATCATCGGGCAGCGCAACGGTCTCAGTGCCAAAGATATCAAACGAATCAACCATCAATACCCAGACTGCTACTAA
- the LOC128300818 gene encoding zinc metalloproteinase nas-14-like: MARKRKQVVGPVVLALLVLLCDGTFAKRYEEIGKQHQGDIVLTDIQSDAATGGGTQIVQESFRWIKGVVPYEISSTFTEPQKEQITYAMGRISAYSCVRFVPRSLMDRQFLNITASPTGCWASLGMNLRSNELNLQPEGCLETGVIMHQLLHVLGLTHPQSRPDRDFYVLVQEDAVDSTMKNNLDRYQQGVIEDFGIPYDYESILHCQTDAFGYAASSRPTVVPLVDVEIGQRIELSLKDVRKLNKMYDYEYCGFCYRGNCNELRSNIV, translated from the exons Atggcaagaaaaagaaaacag GTTGTGGGTCCGGTTGTGCTAGCGTTGCTAGTGCTGTTGTGTGATGGAACCTTTGCTAAACGTTACGAAGAGATCGGGAAACAACATCAGGGTGATATCGTGTTGACCGACATACAATCTGATGCAGCTACCGGTGGTGGAACGCAGATTGTGCAGGAATCATTCCGATGGATTAAAGGAGTCGTTCCGTATGAGATTTCATCGACATTCA CTGAACCACAAAAGGAGCAGATCACGTACGCGATGGGTAGAATCTCGGCTTACAGCTGTGTGCGATTTGTTCCCCGCAGTCTGATGGACAGACAGTTTCTAAACATTACTGCCAGTCCTACCGGGTGTTGGGCCTCACTCGGTATGAACTTGAGATCGAATGAGCTAAATCTGCAACCGGAAGGATGTTTGGAGACGGGCGTCATCATGCATCAGTTGCTGCACGTACTCGGCTTAACTCATCCACAGTCCCGTCCGGATCGCGACTTTTACGTACtagtgcaggaggatgcggtGGATTCGACGATGAAGAACAATTTGGACAGATATCAGCAGGGTGTAATAGAGGATTTCGGCATACCGTATGACTACGAGAGCATTCTACACTGTCAGACTGATGCGTTCGGTTATGCGGCATCGAGTCGGCCCACGGTTGTGCCATTG GTTGACGTCGAAATTGGCCAGCGAATCGAGCTAAGTCTAAAGGATGTGCGAAAACTCAACAAAATGTACGACTACGAGTATTGCGGATTCTGCTATCGTGGAAATTGTAACGAGCTTAGATCCAACATTGTGTAG
- the LOC128298986 gene encoding apolipoprotein D-like produces the protein MAKVPCVLAMMLSVTALACLAGIVQGHTYKTGDCPTVEPMSGFSMKQFLGIWYVIQKTGTASTCVIYNITKNADTPDEYFIEQISQKAPLSIAPIKHEYSYTGKLTVTDRDVPARMTVRFPLSVAGSAKFVVFMTDYDTYAGVFSCQKIPFGHRQSATLLSRTRDLDKIYVDKIRTRLSSYSVDPFDLSIVNQTGCPKEGEAGWNIHIDPDTFSTRNIANAFRKAGEAIGDGFEAAVNAGKKIYNKYRNGDSDEEEAYVEKTTNRSERMMEDVEWLP, from the exons ATGGCTAAAGTGCCGTGCGTACTCGCGATGATGTTGTCAGTCACCGCCTTGGCCTGCCTGGCCGGTATTGTACAGGGTCATACCTACAAAACCGGTGACTGCCCAACGGTTGAACCGATGAGCGGTTTCAGCATGAAGCAG TTCCTCGGCATCTGGTACGTTATACAGAAGACCGGCACCGCATCAACCTGCGTAATCTACAACATCACCAAAAATGCGGACACACCGGACGAGTACTTTATTGAGCAGATCTCCCAAAAGGCTCCACTCTCGATCGCACCCATCAAGCACGAGTATTCGTACACTGGCAAGCTTACCGTTACCGACCGGGACGTTCCGGCCCGGATGACCGTTCGGTTTCCGCTCA GCGTGGCCGGTTCCGCAAAGTTTGTCGTGTTCATGACCGACTACGACACGTACGCTGGGGTGTTTTCGTGTCAGAAGATTCCATTTGGACACCGGCAGAGTGCGACTCTGCTGTCCCGCACGCGCGATTTGGATAAAATCTACGTCGACAAG ATCCGCACCCGGTTAAGCTCGTATTCGGTGGATCCGTTCGATCTGAGCATCGTCAACCAGACCGGCTGTCCGAAGGAGGGTGAAGCCGGCTGGAACATCCACATCGATCCAGACACCTTCTCGACGCGCAACATTGCCAACGCGTTCCGGAAGGCGGGTGAAGCGATCGGTGACGGGTTCGAGGCTGCAGTGAACGCCGGCAAAAAG ATCTACAATAAGTACCGAAATGGAGATAGCGATGAGGAAGAAGCCTATGtggaaaaaacaaccaaccgtTCCGAACGGATGATGGAGGACGTCGAATGGTTGCCCTGA
- the LOC128309879 gene encoding hyaluronidase Tab y 2.0101-like, with protein sequence MVCLLTRTHSATLWTILLLQNLITIKSFEVYWNIPTFMCNQFGFDFGDINRTYSVVQNKNDTFRGNAVSILYDPGKFPALLEKPSTKTLYKRNGGVPQEGNLTEHLELFERHLNDLVPDRNFSGIGIIDFESWRPIYRQNFGSLQPYKDLSVKIEKERHPYWSASHLEREATRRFEATGREFMERTLLLARQQRPLAAWGYYAFPYCFNMNGGANGRSENCSPEVQRENNRIMWLYDGSDIIFPSVYLRQKLSSSEREQLIRGRVREAVRVAQRTIGSKPRRKVLTYLRYVYTDTIQYLTESDWINALAAMKSTGSDGIILWGSSFDLNTRQKCTSFKAYLDSTLGPVLSSLQPRYVVENLAEAST encoded by the exons ATCCTTCGAAGTGTACTGGAACATACCTACTTTCATGTGCAATCAATTTGGCTTCGACTTTGGTGATATCAACCGAACGTATTCTGTAGTACAGAACAAAAACGATACCTTCCGGGGCAACGCCGTCTCGATACTGTACGACCCAGGAAAGTTTCCGGCGTTGCTTGAGAAACCGTCCACTAAAACGCTGTACAAGCGTAACGGTGGCGTACCGCAAGAAGGGAACCTGACCGAACATCTGGAGTTATTCGAACGCCATCTGAATGACCTGGTACCGGATCGAAATTTCAGTG GTATTGGCATCATTGACTTCGAGTCATGGCGACCCATCTATCGGCAGAATTTTGGTTCGCTACAACCGTACAAAGATCTGTCAGTGAAGATCGAAAAAGAACGTCACCCGTACTGGTCGGCGAGTCATCTCGAGCGGGAG GCAACACGGCGCTTCGAAGCAACAGGGCGCGAGTTTATGGAGCGAACACTACTTCTAGCCAGACAGCAGCGACCCCTGGCGGCTTGGGGTTACTATGCATTTCCGTACTGCTTCAACATGAACGGTGGAGCGAACGGTCGTTCGGAAAACTGCTCACCGGAAGTGCAGCGAGAAAACAACCG GATTATGTGGCTATACGATGGTTCCGACATTATTTTCCCATCCGTCTATCTGCGTCAAAAACTCTCTTCAAGTGAACGAGAGCAACTCATTAGAGGACGAGTTCGAGAAGCCGTTCGAGTAGCGCAACGTACCATCGGGTCAAAACCCCGGCGTAAGGTTTTAACCTATCTGCGCTACGTGTATACCGATACTATACAGTACCTGACGGAG AGCGATTGGATCAATGCGCTGGCAGCAATGAAGAGCACCGGATCGGATGGTATTATTCTGTGGGGCAGTTCGTTTGATCTAAACACTCG ACAAAAATGTACCTCATTCAAAGCATACCTGGATAGTACGCTGGGACCTGTTTTAAGTTCTCTACAGCCCCGCTACGTAGTGGAAAATCTTGCCGAAGCTTCAACCTAA